The genomic region ACCAGAATCAATTCCTCAAATAGACAACATTCATCAATACCCACCAACTTCACTGTAAAAAATAAACTCGCTCTTCCCTTAAATCCACACACAATCAACCTGCCAAAGCAAACAAATCCGGCCCAGAAGAAAACATGTCTACCCAGTTGATGAAGAAGTCTGAAATGGCTGCTTTTGCAGCAAAGGAAGGTGCAGAAGTGTACCATGGCGAGGAGATCTGCAAGCAGAAGGTACTGCAGTTTCTCCAAGAGGCGGGGCTTCCCAGAGGTTTATTTCCTTTGGACAATATAGTGGAATGTGGGTATGTTAGGGACACAGGTTTTGTATGGCTGAAACGTCCAAAGAAAATTGAATACCGGTTTAAGACTACAGGATCCCTCACTTCTTATGCTCCAGAGATGAGTGGTTATATggaaaaaggaaagatgaagaagaTAAGTGGAGTGAAGGTGAAAGAACTTCTGGTGTGGTTCAGTTTATGTGAGTTGAGCATTGAGGATCCAAACAGTGGGATGATTTACTGCAAGACTGGTGTGGGTGTGGGCAAAAATGTGCCAATCAGGGTGTGGGAGGAGGAGTATGATAAGTATATGTGTAAATCGGAAGCAAATTCCAATGCCTGACCGTTGATCTGTTTTTTATATTGTGTCTAGTGTATTGGGGCGTCATCTATGGTCAATAGTGTCATCTAAGCATACTATGGGACCGGGTGCATTCTATAGGCCTCATAGCCAGAACTCTGTACTGGTTATGTTTTCAGCTATTTTTATGATGAGAGATTAtagtttttatggttatgtttctaCCATGAAAGCAAATTTATTATATGTGGTGGTTAGATGTTATTTTCAAGTGTCTATGTGTTTCCATTGTATTGGAGTAATGAATTAGTGATGTCATAGATTTTGTTTGTGACAGTATGAATATTCAACAATGACGGTCTAGTGGAGGTTTAAATTATGATGGGAAAAACGTAACACTAGAATTTAACCATCATACTATATCATTACTGATTTCAATTGTATTTCTTGAATTCATttctattaaattatttttattcggTACAATTGAGTTCGATGTTATTATGTTTGTAATCTTGCCTAAAAAGTTAGTTTTCAAATATTGGAGATGCTACTACATGCTTTGCATCTAGGAAACAAGGAAGGTAGGGGCTGAGACAGAGGTGAAAAAAGTTATTTGGGATGTGAGGAATAGATTTAGCGCACCACACATGCTAAAAAATGTCATCCTTGTGTTTATTGAAGGAAGATGATAATGGTGAGTgttaatga from Cryptomeria japonica chromosome 3, Sugi_1.0, whole genome shotgun sequence harbors:
- the LOC131075894 gene encoding uncharacterized protein LOC131075894, whose protein sequence is MSTQLMKKSEMAAFAAKEGAEVYHGEEICKQKVLQFLQEAGLPRGLFPLDNIVECGYVRDTGFVWLKRPKKIEYRFKTTGSLTSYAPEMSGYMEKGKMKKISGVKVKELLVWFSLCELSIEDPNSGMIYCKTGVGVGKNVPIRVWEEEYDKYMCKSEANSNA